Within the Borreliella valaisiana VS116 genome, the region AAGCCAAATCAAATCTGAACCATTCATTTTTAAATTATCAAGATCTGAAACATAACTAGAATAAACGCCAGAAGCAGCATTAGAAAAAACTTTTTCAATACTTTCTGGAAAATCTTTTTTCAAAAGCAACAAGGCCTTATTAGCGCTAGAATTAAAAGATTTGTCATCAAGAATACCATCTACCAACATAGATATCTTAACTTTATTTGAACCAGATTTTATTCCATTTTCACCCAAGCAAGAAATCAACAAAATGCCGAATATAAAAATTGCAATCCTCATATAGAACTCTTCTCCATTTCCCACCATTTACACAAAACCAATGTGTTTTTTATACTTAAAAAATAAAATATATTGATTGTTTATTCAAATAAATTCTTTAAGAAATTTTTCATAACTTTCTTTATTATATGGAACAATAACTTCTTTATTGATTATTTTACTAGAAATACTATCGATTTCTTTTTCAAGTTCAAAGGGAATCATCTTGGGATTTCTTACAAACCCTACAACTCCTTCTTTAAGGCCATAATTTATTAATTTTCCACCTTCGAAAGTATTAGTTTTTAAATAGTTAGATGTAAAAATATTTAAAGCTCTACCAACATCTTTAGTTGAAGATGTAATAACATTATCAGGAGCAAGATATGATTGATCTTCATCAACTCCAATAATGTAATGCCCAGAACCAAGTTCTTTTGCAACTTCAATAGCACCAATCCCTCCAAGACCTGCAGCATGATGAATAATGTCTATCCCATCAGAATACATTTTAATTGCAATGCTTCTACTAGCCTCAAGGTCGGCAAAACTACCAATATAATGAGTAAATATTTTTATATCTTTATTGGCATACTTAGCACCGGCTTCATACCCATACCTGAAAGCATCTACTATCTCGCTCTTTATTCCCCCTAAAAACCCAATTTTACCTGTTTTAGAAACTTTTGAAGCAATATAACCTGTCAAAAACGCGCCTTCTTGAGCTCTAAAAGTCATACCTACTAAATTCGCAGGAATAGGCTCATTAGAATAAACAGGGTCAATAATTGCATATTTCACTTCTGAATTTTGCAAAGAAACAACCTTGGCTACATCGCTAAATCTATACCCAATAAGCCAAATTAAATTTGAGCCTGTATCTTTAAGCCCCTCAAGATCAGATAAATAAGAATTTGATGAAGATTCTTTTAAAACAAACTCAACTTTAAATTCTTCTTTAACCTTTTTTATACCATTTAAAGCGCTCTCATTAAAAGATTTATCATCAAAAGTTCCATCAATTATTACAGAAACCTTAGGAATTCCACCCTCAAGACTACCCTTACCACTACAAGATAAAAAAATAATACTTTCAAACAAAATTAATAACAACAATTTACTCATAAAATATTTTCCTTTTCAAATAAAGTTATACCTAAGTAGTTTATAACTTTGATTTAAATAAATCAAATGCATACTCACTATCAGGAACAATAATTTCTCCACTTATTATTTTATTTTCTAGATCAACAATTTCATCGACTAGTCTATTATTTAAAACATCAGGATCCTTAACAATTTCTATTACTCCTTCTTTTAATCCTCGATCAATAACAACTCCACCCTTAAAAACTCCGTTTTTTATATAATCTGATGAAACAGAATAAATAACCTTACTAATATCCTTAAGTATTGAAGTAATAACATTTTGAGGCGCAATATACGATTGATCTTGATTTAAACCAACAACATAATATTTAGGTCCAAGTTCCTTAGCAGCGTCAAAAACTCCAAGCCCAGTTATACCGGCTATTGGGAAAATAACACCTACTTTATCCTCTTTGTACATGAACCGAGCCATTTCTTTGCCTTTCTCTTTATCAAAAAGAGAGGGTGCTTTTTTAGAAACTAATCTTAATTTGGGATTAGCATAAAAAATTCCAGCCTTAAAACCAAACTTAAAATCATTTAAATATTCGCTTACAGGGCCTGTTAAAAATCCAATCTTTCCCCTTTTACTCATCTTAGCAGCAATATATCCAGCTAAAAATGCAGCCTCTTCATTTCTAAACTTAATGGCCAAAGAATTCTTAGGAACCTTAATATCACCATAATCAAAAGCATCTATAATCCCATAATAAATATCTGGACGTTCATACGAAAGCTTAACCGACAAACCGGAAAATTTGTATCCAATCAACCAAAAAAGATTTAAAGGATTTTTTTGAATTTCATAAGCATCTTCTGTCATTGCTTCATCAACAGTAAGAAGTCTTTTACCCTCAATAGGGTAAGGCCTTAAAGATTTAGTTATAAGTTTTACTCCAAAATCATCTCTAAGTTTTACAACACCATCATGAACACTTTGATTATAGCCTTTATCATGAAAGCTACCATTAGCCAAAACACCTATAACAACTTTATCAGATTTAATAGACTTTTTATTAGATTTAAAACAAGCCAATACTAATAAAGGTAAAACAATAAAAATAAATCTTTTAAACAAAATTAATCCTCTCCTTACAAAATTTACTTAAAAAATTTAAATTTTTTAAAATCAAAATATTAACTTTACTTTACTAACAAGTAGTATTCTTTATTTATAAAATATAAAATACTAATAAACCTTAAAAAAACAAATAATACTTTTAGTATTAATAAAAACACGGTGGTAGGAAAAATTATTTTTTCCTACATCACCATGGTATCCAAATTTAAACCCTTTTACAAGATTAATCTAAATTAAATTACAAAAATTAAAAACATTTTTAACAAGTGTCCCCCATACAAATCAAGTTAATTTTCTATTTGCAAAACAAAGTTATCATAAGATACCTTGTCATAAGGCGCTCTTATTATACCATTAATTATGCTTTGCCCAATTTTCAATGATTTTTCATAAATCTCAAAATACTCTGATTTTAAATTTTCATTTAAAACCAAACCAAGCCCATCTTCTTTAAGCCCAAACAAAATGGTCTTGCCCCCATCCCAAACTCCAGTTTCTAAATACTTTTTTGTTAAACTATACATCAATGAATCAACTTTCTTTACAGCAGAAATAAGAACATTCTTAGGAGCAAGATATGCTTGATCCTGATCGACTCCAATAATATAATGATCAGGCCCTAATTCTTTTGCAGCCTCAATTACTCCTATACCAGAAAGCCCTGCGGCTGCAAATATAATATCAACCCCATCTCGATACATATTAGATGCTGTTGAACGACCAAGTCCAAAGTCTCCAAATGTGCCAACATATTGAGAGACCACTTTAATATTGGAATTTGCATACTTAGCACCAGCTTCGTATCCATACATAAAAGATTCCAAAACTTTTCCTTTCACTCCTCCAATAAATCCAATCTTACCTGTTTTAGAAGCCTTTGACGCAAAATATCCTGCTAAAAAAGCCACCTCTTCGGATCTAAAACTAATATTAAGAAGATTTTTGGGTATTTGAATTTCATTATAAACCCCTTCTATGATTGCATAACTAATGGAAACGTTCTCATGAGCTCTTTGCAAAAGAGTATCTGACAATTTAAATCCAATTCCCCAAATCAAATTTGAATTACCATCTTCTAAATTTGAAATATCTCCCAAATAAGAATTACCTGTAGATGCTTTTTCAATTATATTTATATTAAAATCTGCCTTTAATTTTCTTATCGCCTTAGAAGAACTTTCATTAAATCCTTTATCATCAAAAGCACCATCAACTATAAGCGAAACTGTTTTTGATTCTGAATTACCATCATCAGAGCCAGAACAAGAAATAATAAATAATAAATATAATAAATAATAAATTCTTTTTAACACAAAAATACCCTCCTTACTTTAATAAAATAAATACAAAAAATAGCCCTAATAATACACAATATATAAGCAAAAAAAAGACACCTTTTTTTAAGGTGTCTTTTTACCATCTATAATGAGTAAAAGCTTTATTTGCTTCAGCCATTCTATGAGTATCTTCTTTCTTCTTAAAGGCAGCTCCAGTAGAATTATATGCATTTAAAAGTTCGTTTGACAACTTCTCCTTCATAGACTTACCACTAGATTTTCTAGCAGCAAAAATAATCCACTTCATAGCCAAAGCCTCTCTTCTCTCTTCTCTAACTTCAACAGGAACTTGATATGTAGCACCACCCACTCGTCTACTTCTTACTTCTACCAACGGTTTAATATTATCTAAAGCTTTATAAAAAACAGCCATTTTATCACTATCTTCAAGCTTATCAGCAAGCAAATCAATCGAACTATAAAGTATATTCTCGCTTATTGATTTTTTTCCATCATACATCATCCTGTTTGCAAACTTTGCAACAATTCTAGAATTATACCTGGTATCAATAAAAATTTTCTTTTTGATTTTTTTATTTTTTCTTGACATATTTAATATTAACCCACCTTCCAGTTAAGCTTTAGGTTTTTTTGTTCCATACTTAGATCTACCCTTTTTCCTATTATTAACACCAAGAGTATCCTTGGCTCCTCGAACAATATGGTACCTTACTCCAGGTAAATCTTTAACTCGACCACCTCTAATTAAAACCACGGAATGTTCTTGTAAATTATGACCAATTCCTGGAATATATGCTGTTACTTCAAACCCATTTGAAAGTCTAACACGTGCTACTTTTCTTAAAGCTGAATTAGGCTTTTTGGGTGTTACGGTCATTACACGCGTACAAATTCCTCTTCTTTGAGGGCAATTTTGAAGCGCAGGAGATGCGGTCTTCTCCGTTTGACTTTTTCTAGGCTTTCTAATTAATTGATTAATTGTAGGCATTTATCAACGCTCTCCTTTTCTCGATATTATTAATAAAATGGTAGCAAATATATCACTTATTTTCAAGTTAAACTTTAGAATCGATATTTTCACTAACTTTAATCTTTTTATAAAGTCCCATACCAGTTCCAGTAGGAATTAAATGCCCAATTACAACATTTTCTTTCAATCCTCTAAGATCATCTATTTTACCAGCAATAGAAGCATCTGTTAATACTTTCGTTGTTTCCTGGAAAGAAGCTGCAGAAATAAAAGAATCTATATTAAGAGACGTCTTAGTTACTCCTATAAGAATAGGACTTGCTATTGCTGGCTCACCACCCTGTTCGATTACTTTTCTATTTTGCTCATAAAAAGTGTGCTTATCTACCTTTTGTCCATAAACAAAATTAGTATCACCAACCGCTACAATCTTAACTTTTTTCATCATTTGTTTAATTATCACACCAATATGTTTGTCATTAATACTAACACCCTGTTTTCGATAAACATCTTGAATTTCTGCTAACAAGAACTCTTGCAAACTAATTCCACCTAAAATTTCAAGTACATCATGAGGATTGATTCTACCATCACAAAGCATATCTCCTGCTTTAACAACATCCCCATCTCTAACTAAAAGATGCTTGCCGGCCGGAATATAATGCTTATGTTCAACCCCATACTCATCTAAAATATTAATAAGTCTTTTACCTTTTTGAATTGATTTAAATTGTACAATTCCACTTACTTTAGCCATTTCGGTTAAATTCTTAGGGATTCTTGTTTCAAAAAGATCATTAACACGGGGTAATCCCCCTGTAATATCCTGAGTTTTTTCAGAGCCTTTAGAAAGTTTAGCTATAACATCTCCTATATTAACATTCTGACCATCTTCAACTTGAAGATAAGCATCACCTGGTAATACATAAGATGCAACCTCCATACCACTACTATCAACAATAAAAATTCTAGGATCAAGAGATTCAAAAACATTATCTGTAATTCTTTTCTCAACATTTCCTGTTTCAGTATTTATCTCTTCCTTAAGAGTTGTTCCTAAGATAATATCCTTAAATTTAATTTTACCTTTAACCTCTGCAATAATGGGCTCTGCAAATGGGTCAAATGTACCAATAACTTTGCCCGATTCAACATAATCACCAACCTCTATTTCAAGCTTTGTGCCAGCTTTCAAGGCAACCTCTTGCTCTTCTGATACTATGAAAAATTTATCGTCTCTTAATTTAACATAACCAATATAAGAAGAGAGAATCTCTACACCCTTTTTATTAATAAATAAAGGGATTCCTTTGATTACTCTTTGGGAATCTAAAACTTTAATCTCTTTTATGTTCTTAATTGTTTCCTCATAAAAAACATTGATTATTTTTAAAGTTCCTTTTCTTGTGAAAAGAATTCCATTGTTAACCTGAACATTAAAACCTTCTATGCCATTAAGTATAAAAGCATTCTTTAAAGATATTTTATCATCTTCACTGCCAGCCTGGGCAACTCCACCAATATGAAAAGTTCTCATGGTCAATTGAGTACCTGGTTGACCTATGGACTGAGCAGCAATTATTCCTACAGCTTCACCAATGTTAACAGGTTTGTTCTTTGAAAAATCTCTACCATAACATTTTTGACAAACGCCATGTTCAGCTTCACATGTTAAAACAGATCTAATAACAAGTTTTTCAATACCGATTTTCTCTAATAACTCTATTTTAGCTTCTGATATTTCTTCATTTGCATCCAAAACAATCTCACCGGTAATTGGATTTTTTATTCTTTCAATAGAATAACTCCCAACAGCTTTTTCTTTCAAAGATTCTAATATTTCTTCACCATTTTTTACAGTTTCAACTTTTATTCCGTTTATGGTCCCACAATCTTCTATTCTAACAACAACATCTTGAGCAATGTCTACCAATCTTCGAGTTAAATACCCAGCATCAGCTGTCTTAAGAGCAGTATCTGCTAGACCCTTTCTCGCTCCATTTGTAGATATAAAAAACTCTATCACAGAAAGACCTTCTTTAAAGTTAGAAATAATTGGAAGCTCAATAATATCCCCAGAAGTTTTTGCCATCAATCCTCTCATACCAGCAAGTTGCCTTATTTGATTTCTACTACCTCTAGCACCAGAATCTGCCATCATATATATGACATTAAATCCATCTCTGTCTTTCTTCAAAATTTCCATCATCTTATTAGTAAGTTCTTCATTTGTCTTTAACCAAACAGAAACCACATTATTATAACGCTCTTCACCAGTAATAACACCTTTGGCATAATCATTTTGAATTTTAGCAATCTCTTTATTTGCCCTGTCTACATAAGTTCTCTTTTCATCGGGCACAATAATATCACTCATACTAATTGTGCACCCAAACTTAGTGGCATACCTAAAGCCGAGCTCCTTGATAATATCAAGCATTTCAATTACAGTAGAAGAACCATGAACTACATAAACTTTTGATATTAAAGTTTGTAATTCCAAATCACTAAGAGTTTTATTTACAAATTCAATTCCATTGGGCAAAGCCTCATTAAATATAACCCTACCAGCTGTAGTTTTTTTGTATTCACCATCAATTTTTACATAAATAGAAGCATTGTAATCTAGGCTCCTATTATTTATAGCAAGAATAACATTGTTAAAGTTTAAAAACTTTTTACCTTCTCCAGCAACATTCTTTTTTTCCATTGTTAAATAATATAAACCCAAAACAATATCTTGAGATGGGAAAACAATAGGGTGCCCATTAGCGGGATTTAAAAGATTATTTGTTGAAAGCATTAAAGCCCAACTCTCAGCTTGTGCTGACGGAGTAAGAGGTACATGCACTGCCATTTGATCACCATCAAAATCAGCATTATATGCATGACAAACAAGAGGATGCAATTTTATTGCCTTACCCTCAACTAACACAGGCTCAAAAGCCTGAATTCCAAGTCTGTGAAGAGTAGGTGCCCTATTTAAAAGAATAGGGTGCTCTTTGATAACAAGATCTAAAATTTGCCATACCTCGTCAACTTCTTGTTCAATCAAATTTTTTGCTCTTTT harbors:
- the bmpD gene encoding nucleoside ABC transporter substrate-binding protein BmpD — translated: MLKRIYYLLYLLFIISCSGSDDGNSESKTVSLIVDGAFDDKGFNESSSKAIRKLKADFNINIIEKASTGNSYLGDISNLEDGNSNLIWGIGFKLSDTLLQRAHENVSISYAIIEGVYNEIQIPKNLLNISFRSEEVAFLAGYFASKASKTGKIGFIGGVKGKVLESFMYGYEAGAKYANSNIKVVSQYVGTFGDFGLGRSTASNMYRDGVDIIFAAAGLSGIGVIEAAKELGPDHYIIGVDQDQAYLAPKNVLISAVKKVDSLMYSLTKKYLETGVWDGGKTILFGLKEDGLGLVLNENLKSEYFEIYEKSLKIGQSIINGIIRAPYDKVSYDNFVLQIEN
- the rpsG gene encoding 30S ribosomal protein S7, which encodes MSRKNKKIKKKIFIDTRYNSRIVAKFANRMMYDGKKSISENILYSSIDLLADKLEDSDKMAVFYKALDNIKPLVEVRSRRVGGATYQVPVEVREERREALAMKWIIFAARKSSGKSMKEKLSNELLNAYNSTGAAFKKKEDTHRMAEANKAFTHYRW
- the bmpA gene encoding nucleoside ABC transporter substrate-binding protein BmpA is translated as MSKLLLLILFESIIFLSCSGKGSLEGGIPKVSVIIDGTFDDKSFNESALNGIKKVKEEFKVEFVLKESSSNSYLSDLEGLKDTGSNLIWLIGYRFSDVAKVVSLQNSEVKYAIIDPVYSNEPIPANLVGMTFRAQEGAFLTGYIASKVSKTGKIGFLGGIKSEIVDAFRYGYEAGAKYANKDIKIFTHYIGSFADLEASRSIAIKMYSDGIDIIHHAAGLGGIGAIEVAKELGSGHYIIGVDEDQSYLAPDNVITSSTKDVGRALNIFTSNYLKTNTFEGGKLINYGLKEGVVGFVRNPKMIPFELEKEIDSISSKIINKEVIVPYNKESYEKFLKEFI
- the rpoC gene encoding DNA-directed RNA polymerase subunit beta', with translation MKEIRDFEKIKIKIASPDQIRNWSYGEVKKSETINYRTLRPEKDGLFCERIFGTTKEWECYCGKFKSVRYKGIICDRCNVEVTHFKVRRERMGHIELAAPVAHIWYYKYIPSRIGLLLDITASSLNSILYYEKYVVIEPGDTDLKKMQLLNEDEYIEARERYGMSFNASMGAEAIKTLLENLDLDELSSKLRVQMIDKDDKTDKKLLRRLEIIENFKISGNKPEWMIMEVLPVIPPEIRPMVQLDGGRFATSDLNDLYRRVINRNNRLRKLLLLNAPEIIVRNEKRMLQESVDSLFDNSHKRKVVKGSSSRPLKSLSDALKGKQGRFRQNLLGKRVDYSGRSVIVVGPELKLHQCGLPAKMALELFKPFVIRRLIESEAVFNIKRAKNLIEQEVDEVWQILDLVIKEHPILLNRAPTLHRLGIQAFEPVLVEGKAIKLHPLVCHAYNADFDGDQMAVHVPLTPSAQAESWALMLSTNNLLNPANGHPIVFPSQDIVLGLYYLTMEKKNVAGEGKKFLNFNNVILAINNRSLDYNASIYVKIDGEYKKTTAGRVIFNEALPNGIEFVNKTLSDLELQTLISKVYVVHGSSTVIEMLDIIKELGFRYATKFGCTISMSDIIVPDEKRTYVDRANKEIAKIQNDYAKGVITGEERYNNVVSVWLKTNEELTNKMMEILKKDRDGFNVIYMMADSGARGSRNQIRQLAGMRGLMAKTSGDIIELPIISNFKEGLSVIEFFISTNGARKGLADTALKTADAGYLTRRLVDIAQDVVVRIEDCGTINGIKVETVKNGEEILESLKEKAVGSYSIERIKNPITGEIVLDANEEISEAKIELLEKIGIEKLVIRSVLTCEAEHGVCQKCYGRDFSKNKPVNIGEAVGIIAAQSIGQPGTQLTMRTFHIGGVAQAGSEDDKISLKNAFILNGIEGFNVQVNNGILFTRKGTLKIINVFYEETIKNIKEIKVLDSQRVIKGIPLFINKKGVEILSSYIGYVKLRDDKFFIVSEEQEVALKAGTKLEIEVGDYVESGKVIGTFDPFAEPIIAEVKGKIKFKDIILGTTLKEEINTETGNVEKRITDNVFESLDPRIFIVDSSGMEVASYVLPGDAYLQVEDGQNVNIGDVIAKLSKGSEKTQDITGGLPRVNDLFETRIPKNLTEMAKVSGIVQFKSIQKGKRLINILDEYGVEHKHYIPAGKHLLVRDGDVVKAGDMLCDGRINPHDVLEILGGISLQEFLLAEIQDVYRKQGVSINDKHIGVIIKQMMKKVKIVAVGDTNFVYGQKVDKHTFYEQNRKVIEQGGEPAIASPILIGVTKTSLNIDSFISAASFQETTKVLTDASIAGKIDDLRGLKENVVIGHLIPTGTGMGLYKKIKVSENIDSKV
- the rpsL gene encoding 30S ribosomal protein S12 → MPTINQLIRKPRKSQTEKTASPALQNCPQRRGICTRVMTVTPKKPNSALRKVARVRLSNGFEVTAYIPGIGHNLQEHSVVLIRGGRVKDLPGVRYHIVRGAKDTLGVNNRKKGRSKYGTKKPKA
- the bmpC gene encoding nucleoside ABC transporter substrate-binding protein BmpC; this translates as MFKRFIFIVLPLLVLACFKSNKKSIKSDKVVIGVLANGSFHDKGYNQSVHDGVVKLRDDFGVKLITKSLRPYPIEGKRLLTVDEAMTEDAYEIQKNPLNLFWLIGYKFSGLSVKLSYERPDIYYGIIDAFDYGDIKVPKNSLAIKFRNEEAAFLAGYIAAKMSKRGKIGFLTGPVSEYLNDFKFGFKAGIFYANPKLRLVSKKAPSLFDKEKGKEMARFMYKEDKVGVIFPIAGITGLGVFDAAKELGPKYYVVGLNQDQSYIAPQNVITSILKDISKVIYSVSSDYIKNGVFKGGVVIDRGLKEGVIEIVKDPDVLNNRLVDEIVDLENKIISGEIIVPDSEYAFDLFKSKL